The Sulfurihydrogenibium azorense Az-Fu1 genome contains the following window.
GTATCGCAGCTGCGGTGGTTCCATCAGTACAGTTTTTATGGTAAATACAAACAGTTTTCATTCTAAACCTCCATACAATATTTTAAGTTAATATTTGCTAACTGTAAAGTGTTAAATAATTTTAAAATTATTATAGACAATTATAATTATAGTATGGATTATATAGGCATATCTATATATGATTACATAATTTTTTATATTAAAATTAAGAAATCTTAAAATAAATAGGATTATAAATCAGAATTAGATTAGCTAAGATTAAAAGTTGGCGGAGGGAGATATAATCTCCCCCCATTATTGATAATGAAGTTGATTTTGATATCTATTTAGATACCGTAAGTAGCCTCTTCTTTACTACTTAATACTTGCTTTATTTCGTGTAAAAGTGCAGCTGGATTTTTAATTGGATAGTGAAGCTTATTTAAGATTTCTTTTGGATCATGACCTTTTATTTTAACATCTTTTAATTTTTCTAATAACTGATTAGCTTCAGTTATTGGATACTTTATACCTTTTATATGTTTTAGTACCATATAAGCCCATGGAACATCTAATATTTGTGCAACTTCTGTAGATACAAGTTGACAGTAGTGAACAAGGGTTTCTGCATCTTGACCTTCTTTTATCATCTTGTATGCAAGCTTTGCTATGCCACCAGCTGTATGAACTTTCATCTCTTTTAGCTCTTCTTTTGCAAGCTCTTCCAACTTTTTAATTTTTTCCAGTGCTAAAGTTGGGTCTGCTCTGAGTATGTTTCTTACTGTATTTTTTGTTAGTCCTACTTTCTCTGCTATCTCTTCTTCTGTTTTTAGATACTCTTCTCTTAAAACAATAACGTAAGATGCTCTTGCCAACGATGGAAGCCATGTTAAAGTTCTAAACTCAGCTAACTTGCTTAATCCTCCCAGTAGGTCAATTGATTTGAAAAAAACTCTGCTTACTAAATGTTCTACGTCTTGTGTGTTTTCTGGAATTGATGTGATTTGAATCACCATCTTCTTAACCTCCTATTGGTTGTTTTATTTTTACTAATCCTGTTTCTGTTATTTCTAAAAAGTGTGTTTTTGTATCGTGTCCAGACATTCTACAACCATCTATTCTAAATAACCTTACAATATCTCCAATCTCTTTTTTATACATTTTTGCTTTAAAAGGAGAGTCTATTAGCTCCTTTGCCAACACCATTGTTCCATCAACTATATGTCCTACCGCATAACCACCTGCAGCTTCTGCTGTAAGTTCTTCGTGTCCACTTCTTTTTTGAGACACAAACAACGCAGTTTGATACCATTTTTTCATAAAGTTAAACAGTCTTCTTACTATAGCCCTTGCCATCATCTCCTTATTTTCAAAAAGTCCTGTCACAGAGTCAATTACGGTAAACTTTACTTTGTACTGTTGGATAACGTATGCAAGTGTTGCAAGTAAGTCTGGAACATTTTCTCTTATCTTTGTAGAAGAGGCTGCATCTATCAAGATGATGTTGTCTTGAAAGTCATCAAAGTTTAACCCCATTGCAGAAGCTCTAAGTTTTAAAGAAGCTACAACGAAGTTGGCAGGAGACTCAACAGTTATGAAAGCAACTTTATTTCCTTTACTAGCTTGATGGACAGTAAACTGTTCTACCATAAGAGATTTTCCTGTATCTGATACACCTGTAATGTTCATTACAGAGTAAGCTGGTATACCACCTAACGTTTTTTTAACAATCTTTCCATTTTCACTTGTTACTATAAAAAATAAATCGTCCAATCCTTCAATACCTGTAGATACCCCGTAAATCTTAGGAGCTTTTTTTAACGCCTGAGAGCCTGTAAATATAGCTTCTAAATCTGGCTCTGGTTTATGGTACTCTTGTTTTTCGGCTTCTTCCAGTTGGATTTCTTCATCCATTGATTCTACTTTTTTTCTTTTATCCATAAATTCCCCCAAATGATTAAAAATTTTCGATAGTAATAATTATATATTGTAAATTTTAAGTAATAATTATATATTGTAAATTTTATTATGCAATACTTACAAGGTCAAACTTGTCTGCGTACATTTTGTACACTACATCTTTTAACTCTTTGTATTTACTTAAGGTTGGGTCTTGGTTTATCATCTCTTGGGCTTCTTTTGTGGCTATTTCCAGAAGTTCTTCATCTCTTTTTAAATCTGCTAATATAAAGCCACTTTCTCCAGACTGTCTTACTCCTGCTATGTCTCCTGCACCTCTTAGCTCTAAGTCTTTTTCTGCAATTTCAAAGCCGTTATTAGTTTTAACTAATATCTTTAACCTTTCCAACGCTTTTAGTCTTGATTTTTCTTTGGAAGAGTCTGACTGGGGTTGGGATAGTTCGTCTGGAGCCATTAAAAAACAGTATCCTTCGTACTGTCCTCTTCCTATTCTACCCCTCAGCTGATGGATTTGGGAAAGTCCAAACCTATGGGCTTCTTCTATTACCATCACTGTTGCGTTTGGTATATCAACTCCTACTTCTATAACTGTCGTCGATACAAGTATGTGAGCTTTTCCTTCTTTAAACTCTTGCATTATTCTGTCTTTTTCTTCCTGTTTCATCTTACCGTGTAGTAAGACTACTTTGTAATCGGGGAAAGCTTCTTGATAGTGTTTAAATCCTTCCTCAGCTGATTTTAAGTCTGTCTTTTCTGATTCTTGGATTAAAGGATAGACTACAAATACTTGTCTCCCTTTTTCTAACTCTTGTTTTATTACACTGTAAAGTTTATCTCTCTCTTTTTCAAAAAGTATAACTGTTTTTACAGGTTTTCTTCCTTTTGGTAATTCGTCTAACTTTGATATGTCTAAGTCTCCGTAGTATGCAAGGGCTAAGGTTCTTGGTATTGGTGTTGCCGTCATAACCATCACGTGGGGCTTTTTTTCTGACCTTTCTATTAAAGATTTTCTCTGCTCTACTCCAAATCTGTGTTGTTCGTCAACTACTACCAAAGCCAAGTCTTTAAACTTAAGTTTTTCTTCAAGTAGTGCATGGGTTCCGATAACTACTTTTACTATACCACTTTCTACTGCTTTGTATATTTTCTTTTTTTCTGTTGACGAGAGACTACCTGTTAAAAGTGCTATCTCGTAGTCCTTTAAGTATGGTTTTAAGAAGTTTTTAAAGTTGTTATAGTGTTGCTGTGCAAGTATTTCTGTTGGTGCCATTACTGCTGATTGGTAGTTGTTTAAAGCTACTGCTAAAGATGATATCGCAGCTACCACAGTCTTACCACTTCCCACATCTCCTAAAACCATTCTGTTCATAGGTACCTCTTTTTCTAAATCTGATAAAATCTCTTTTATTGTTCTTTTTTGAGCGTTTGTAAGTTGGAAAGGAAGGTTTTTCTCCACTTCCTGTAAAAAGTCCTCTTTAACTTTTATATTGTAAGATGGATTTCTCTGTAATAAGGCTTTTCTGTATTTTTGTGCAAGTTGTAATAAAAACAGCTCATCAAAGATAAGTCTTTTTTGGTGTATATTTTGAAAATTGTTTAACTCATCAATATCAGTGTTTTCGTCTGGGTGATGAATAAACTTTAAAGCTTTTGACAGTGGTGGGAAGTTATACTTTTCTAAAATAAAATTTGGAATGTAATCTTTTACATCTGAAAACTTTTCTACAATTTTAAACATTCCTCTTCTTAGATGGTTTATAGTTTGTCCTGTTGTTTTTATGGAGCTGTCTCCTCGGAGTGAGTAAACAGGGGCTATAGTGTCTATTGGGTCTTCTTTTTCTTCAAGTAAGTCTGGTTGTATCAAAGAGTAATTTTTTTTATAAACGCTTACTTTTCCAAAAAGTTTTACAGTTCTACCTTTTCTAAAGTATGTGTAAAGGTATGGTTTATCGTAGAAAAACAAGGCAGAAAATAAAACGTTATCTTGTCTTAAGATTACTTCAACTTTTAGTTTACCTCTGTTTACTTTTTTTATATCTTCTACCTGTGCGTAAAATGTCCCTGTCTCTCCATCTTTGACTTTTAGTATTTTTTTTACTCGTCTGTCTTCGTACTTTTCAGGAAAGTTGTAAAGGGCTTGGTAAACGTTTTTTACCATAATCTTTTTGAAAGATTTTTTCTCTAAGGTTGTCAAAGAAGATAGATTGTTTATCTCGTATTTTTCAAGGTCAAAAATTGTAAATCTATTTTTAGGTTTTTCTTCGTTTTTTGTAGTTTTAATCTCATTGTAAGGTTGGGAGTTTAAATGAAATAGTATTATTTTTAAAAAGTTTCTTTTTTTGGCAGGGTTCATACTGTCTAAAAGTTGTAAATCTTGAAGTATACCTTCAGGTACTTTTCCTTTTAGTAGAGTTTTTAGAGTATCACCTAAACTTTTTACCCTGCTTAAATATACATCATCACTGTTTATAAGTTTTTCTATTAGGTTTTTAGCCGGATTGTTGTTTTCCATACTCTATAATAAACTGTTTTAACTCCTCTACAAATTGTACTGGGTCATGGCCGTAGTTGATAGCTGCTATCTGTAGTCTTTCATGAGGTTTACAGGCACATACATTGCAGTACATATTTTTAGACTCAAAAAATCTTCTTGTAAAGGGATACTTCCTCAAAACCTGTTCAACCGTTGTATCTAAGTTTATATCTTTCATAATTTACTCCTCCTTTTTTAGTAATACCACAACATAACAAGCTGCTGCTTCTTGTTTCCCTATACTGTCCATCTTTTCGTTTGTTTTTGCTTTTAAAAACACTCTATCTTTTTCTATCTCAAGTATTTTGGCTGTATTTTCTATCATTTTTTCTCTATAAGGTAGTATCTTTGGCTTTTCTATTATTATAACGCCGTCTATATTAACAATTTTATATTTTTTATCATCAATAATCCTTTTAGCCTCTTTTAAAAAGATCTCACTGGAAGCATCTTTAAACTTTTTATCACTGTCTGGGAACAGTTGTCCAATATCACCATAACCTACAGCTCCCAAAAGGGCATCTGTTAATGCGTGAAAAAATATATCACCGTCAGAATGGGCTAAAAATCCTTTATCAGATGGTATCTCTACACCTGCTATTATCAACTTTCTTCCTTCCTCAAGTTTGTGTAAGTCGTAACCTATTCCTACTCTTATTTCCAATTTAACTTCTCTCTAAGTATATCAAAGTAATTTTTATAAGGAGTTCTAACTATGAAAGTGTAGTAAGGAGATTGTTTTACCACTATTTCGTCACCATAAAAAAGCTGTGTTCCTTCTTGGCCATCTAAAGTTAACCATGCGTCTTTGTCTTTTGAGATTAGTTTTATTTTGATTGGCTCTGTTGTTGGTAGTATGATAGGTCTGTCTGTTAAAGTATGGGGGCAAATAGGTACTAAAACAAACACTTCTAAAGGAGGGTATACGATTGGACCTCCAGCTGACAAAGCGTAAGCTGTAGACCCTGTTGGAGTAGATACTATAACACCATCACCGTTAAAAGTTGTTATGTATCTATCTCCTACATAAACTGCTACGTCTACAATTCTTGCCAAAATTGCCTTGTTTACTATAACATCGTTTAGTACATCAGCTGTTAAAACCTCTTTTCCATCCCTTTTTAAAGTAGCCCTAAGCATCATTCTTTTTGATATACACAGAGGTTTAGACAAAATATCTTCTAATTTTTCATAAGCTTCTTCTTTATTTATCTCAGTTAAAAAACCAAGTCTTCCCAAGTTTATTCCTATAAGTGGAATACCATACTTTGCTACTCTTCTTGATGCTATTAAAAGAGAGCCGTCTCCACCTACAACTATTAATGCATCTATCTCCTTAATCTCTCCTTTTTCTAAATCTTGAACGTTTTCTATTATCTTAGATTCTATTCCTTTTTTTATAAGCCAGTCGTTTAAATTTTTAGAAAAATTTTTAGCTTCTTCACTTTGTTTAGAAAAAATTCTTAGCTTTTTATATATAGGTAGTATTGCCATTACCTAATTAACTCCATGATTTTAATAGTTTTATTATAATGTAAAGTAAAAAAGTTTACAAACCGAAAATAGAGTGTTATAATTTTTGACAGGTATAAAGAATAGGGGGACGCACATGAAAGTGTTAAAAAAGATTATAGGCATTTTTATGAGTTCTGCAATACTCATAATGCCATCAGTTGCAGAAGCAAAAACAAAAAAAATAGAAAAAAAACACAGTAAAAGTATCAGTGTAAAACATAAAAGTTTAGATAAAATCTCAAAACACTC
Protein-coding sequences here:
- a CDS encoding helix-turn-helix domain-containing protein translates to MVIQITSIPENTQDVEHLVSRVFFKSIDLLGGLSKLAEFRTLTWLPSLARASYVIVLREEYLKTEEEIAEKVGLTKNTVRNILRADPTLALEKIKKLEELAKEELKEMKVHTAGGIAKLAYKMIKEGQDAETLVHYCQLVSTEVAQILDVPWAYMVLKHIKGIKYPITEANQLLEKLKDVKIKGHDPKEILNKLHYPIKNPAALLHEIKQVLSSKEEATYGI
- a CDS encoding KaiC domain-containing protein — translated: MDEEIQLEEAEKQEYHKPEPDLEAIFTGSQALKKAPKIYGVSTGIEGLDDLFFIVTSENGKIVKKTLGGIPAYSVMNITGVSDTGKSLMVEQFTVHQASKGNKVAFITVESPANFVVASLKLRASAMGLNFDDFQDNIILIDAASSTKIRENVPDLLATLAYVIQQYKVKFTVIDSVTGLFENKEMMARAIVRRLFNFMKKWYQTALFVSQKRSGHEELTAEAAGGYAVGHIVDGTMVLAKELIDSPFKAKMYKKEIGDIVRLFRIDGCRMSGHDTKTHFLEITETGLVKIKQPIGG
- the recG gene encoding ATP-dependent DNA helicase RecG, encoding MENNNPAKNLIEKLINSDDVYLSRVKSLGDTLKTLLKGKVPEGILQDLQLLDSMNPAKKRNFLKIILFHLNSQPYNEIKTTKNEEKPKNRFTIFDLEKYEINNLSSLTTLEKKSFKKIMVKNVYQALYNFPEKYEDRRVKKILKVKDGETGTFYAQVEDIKKVNRGKLKVEVILRQDNVLFSALFFYDKPYLYTYFRKGRTVKLFGKVSVYKKNYSLIQPDLLEEKEDPIDTIAPVYSLRGDSSIKTTGQTINHLRRGMFKIVEKFSDVKDYIPNFILEKYNFPPLSKALKFIHHPDENTDIDELNNFQNIHQKRLIFDELFLLQLAQKYRKALLQRNPSYNIKVKEDFLQEVEKNLPFQLTNAQKRTIKEILSDLEKEVPMNRMVLGDVGSGKTVVAAISSLAVALNNYQSAVMAPTEILAQQHYNNFKNFLKPYLKDYEIALLTGSLSSTEKKKIYKAVESGIVKVVIGTHALLEEKLKFKDLALVVVDEQHRFGVEQRKSLIERSEKKPHVMVMTATPIPRTLALAYYGDLDISKLDELPKGRKPVKTVILFEKERDKLYSVIKQELEKGRQVFVVYPLIQESEKTDLKSAEEGFKHYQEAFPDYKVVLLHGKMKQEEKDRIMQEFKEGKAHILVSTTVIEVGVDIPNATVMVIEEAHRFGLSQIHQLRGRIGRGQYEGYCFLMAPDELSQPQSDSSKEKSRLKALERLKILVKTNNGFEIAEKDLELRGAGDIAGVRQSGESGFILADLKRDEELLEIATKEAQEMINQDPTLSKYKELKDVVYKMYADKFDLVSIA
- the ispF gene encoding 2-C-methyl-D-erythritol 2,4-cyclodiphosphate synthase, encoding MEIRVGIGYDLHKLEEGRKLIIAGVEIPSDKGFLAHSDGDIFFHALTDALLGAVGYGDIGQLFPDSDKKFKDASSEIFLKEAKRIIDDKKYKIVNIDGVIIIEKPKILPYREKMIENTAKILEIEKDRVFLKAKTNEKMDSIGKQEAAACYVVVLLKKEE
- a CDS encoding NAD(+)/NADH kinase, with product MAILPIYKKLRIFSKQSEEAKNFSKNLNDWLIKKGIESKIIENVQDLEKGEIKEIDALIVVGGDGSLLIASRRVAKYGIPLIGINLGRLGFLTEINKEEAYEKLEDILSKPLCISKRMMLRATLKRDGKEVLTADVLNDVIVNKAILARIVDVAVYVGDRYITTFNGDGVIVSTPTGSTAYALSAGGPIVYPPLEVFVLVPICPHTLTDRPIILPTTEPIKIKLISKDKDAWLTLDGQEGTQLFYGDEIVVKQSPYYTFIVRTPYKNYFDILREKLNWK